Sequence from the Erythrobacter insulae genome:
TAATATAATACCTCTATAGCTTTCGGTCAAGCTGCGCGCTGCCAATACCCCGCCCAGCTACGGCTCTGGCGACTAGCCATTGAACCGAACACCAGCTTCATAGCCTGCCCACCGTTATCAACGCGGCGGTTGTCCTCACGCCACGCGGCCTCGCCAGCGTAGCTGCGCAGATACGGACCAGCGATATGGTGGTGCGTTCCAACTTCCATGCGGCGAAGGCGTGAGAAATAGCTTTCGGCCTGATTGGTGCAGACGCCTTTGTCCATGAATTGGACGCTATGGTTCACGCGCCGGGTATCCCATCCGGCGTGAAGCGCGTCCCAGCCTGTGCCTTCATCGGCATGGATGGTGGCGAGGGTGCCAACGTGGTCGCGAACGAACGGCACCGCGTCACCCTCATTGGCTACAACAAACGGAAGGGTGCGGCCCTTGCGCTCACGCATCACGACAACGCACTGGCGCTTGCCCGAACGGTTGAACGACAGGCGGCGGTCTTTGCGGTCGGCCTTCTTGTTTTCAGGTTTCACGTAGCCGCCGAAGTAACCGCCATCAATCTCGACAGTGCCGTTCAATTTGGTGTCGGCAAATTCACGCTGCATCGCTTCGCGCAGCTTATGGAACAGCACGAAAGCGGTCTTGTATTGAACGTCCAGATCGCGCGAGGCTTGCAGTGCAGACACACCCTTAGCGCCATTCACAAACAGCACGATTGCAGCGAGCAGATCAGTGAACGACAGCTTGCGCGAGGCAAAGATGGTGCCGCTCGTTAC
This genomic interval carries:
- a CDS encoding IS1595 family transposase, giving the protein MAQHFLLSAKARTLSLAKVFRMGEDAAYGLFCEMRWPETDGEAVCPRCGCADSYFLKTRRKYKCTACYHQCSVTSGTIFASRKLSFTDLLAAIVLFVNGAKGVSALQASRDLDVQYKTAFVLFHKLREAMQREFADTKLNGTVEIDGGYFGGYVKPENKKADRKDRRLSFNRSGKRQCVVVMRERKGRTLPFVVANEGDAVPFVRDHVGTLATIHADEGTGWDALHAGWDTRRVNHSVQFMDKGVCTNQAESYFSRLRRMEVGTHHHIAGPYLRSYAGEAAWREDNRRVDNGGQAMKLVFGSMASRQSRSWAGYWQRAA